In the genome of Capra hircus breed San Clemente chromosome 5, ASM170441v1, whole genome shotgun sequence, one region contains:
- the GPRC5D gene encoding G-protein coupled receptor family C group 5 member D (The RefSeq protein has 2 substitutions compared to this genomic sequence), which translates to MYEDCKESTGDYYFLCDTEGAWGIVLESLAAVGIVVTVMLLLAFLFLMRRVHDCAHWSVLPTQFLFLLGVLGLFGLAFASIIQLNEQTAPIRYFLFGVLFALCFSCLLAHASNLVKLVRGRVSFSWTTILCIAIGVSLLQTNIAIEYVTLIMTRGGMFVHMTPYQLNVDFVVLLVYVLFLMALTFFVSKTTFCGPCENWKQHGRLIFATVLVSIIIWVVWISMLMRGNTQLQRQPQWDDPVICIALVTNAWVFLLLYIVPELCILYRSCQQGCPLPGNACPLPTYERSFRAENQELSRDC; encoded by the coding sequence ATGTATGAGGACTGCAAGGAGTCCACTGGGGACTATTACTTCCTCTGTGACACTGAGGGGGCATGGGGCATTGTTCTGGAGTCCCTGGCAGCAGTTGGCATAGTGGTTACAGTTATGCTGCTCCTGGCGTTTCTCTTCCTCATGAGAAGGGTCCACGACTGCGCCCACTGGAGTGTCCTCCCCACCCAGTTCCTCTTCCTCCTGGGTGTGCTGGGGCTCTTTGGCCTTGCTTTTGCCTTCATCATCCAGCTGAATGAGCAGACTGCCCCCATCCGCTACTTTCTCTTTGGggtcctctttgctctctgcttCTCGTGCCTCTTGGCTCACGCCTCCAACCTGGTGAAGCTGGTCCGGGGTCGAGTCTCCTTCTCTTGGACGACAATTCTGTGCATTGCTATTGGGGTCAGCCTGTTGCAGACCATCATTGCCATTGAGTACGTGACTCTCATCATGACCAGGGGTGGCATGTTTGTGCACATGACACCCTATCAGCTCAACGTGGACTTCGTGGTCCTCCTGGTCTACGTCCTCTTCCTGATGGCCCTCACGTTCTTTGTCTCCAAGACCACCTTCTGTGGCCCTTGTGAGAACTGGAAGCAGCACGGCAGGCTCATCTTTGCCACTGTGCTCGTCTCCATCATCATCTGGGTGGTGTGGATCTCCATGCTCATGAGGGGCAACACACAGCTCCAGCGGCAGCCCCAGTGGGACGACCCCGTCATCTGCATCGCCCTGGTCACCAACGCCTGGGTCTTCCTGCTGCTGTACATTGTCCCGGAGCTGTGCATTCTCTACCGATCATGTCAGCAGGGTTGCCCCCTGCCAGGCAATGCCTGCCCACTCCCGACTTACGAACGCAGCTTCAGAGCAGAGAACCAGGAGCTCTCAAGAG
- the GPRC5D gene encoding G-protein coupled receptor family C group 5 member D isoform X1, with translation MYEDCKESTGDYYFLCDTEGAWGIVLESLAAVGIVVTVMLLLAFLFLMRRVHDCAHWSVLPTQFLFLLGVLGLFGLAFAFIIQLNEQTAPIRYFLFGVLFALCFSCLLAHASNLVKLVRGRVSFSWTTILCIAIGVSLLQTIIAIEYVTLIMTRGGMFVHMTPYQLNVDFVVLLVYVLFLMALTFFVSKTTFCGPCENWKQHGRLIFATVLVSIIIWVVWISMLMRGNTQLQRQPQWDDPVICIALVTNAWVFLLLYIVPELCILYRSCQQGCPLPGNACPLPTYERSFRAENQELSRARDSDGTEEDVALTAYGSPHSAADC, from the coding sequence ATGTATGAGGACTGCAAGGAGTCCACTGGGGACTATTACTTCCTCTGTGACACTGAGGGGGCATGGGGCATTGTTCTGGAGTCCCTGGCAGCAGTTGGCATAGTGGTTACAGTTATGCTGCTCCTGGCGTTTCTCTTCCTCATGAGAAGGGTCCACGACTGCGCCCACTGGAGTGTCCTCCCCACCCAGTTCCTCTTCCTCCTGGGTGTGCTGGGGCTCTTTGGCCTTGCTTTTGCCTTCATCATCCAGCTGAATGAGCAGACTGCCCCCATCCGCTACTTTCTCTTTGGggtcctctttgctctctgcttCTCGTGCCTCTTGGCTCACGCCTCCAACCTGGTGAAGCTGGTCCGGGGTCGAGTCTCCTTCTCTTGGACGACAATTCTGTGCATTGCTATTGGGGTCAGCCTGTTGCAGACCATCATTGCCATTGAGTACGTGACTCTCATCATGACCAGGGGTGGCATGTTTGTGCACATGACACCCTATCAGCTCAACGTGGACTTCGTGGTCCTCCTGGTCTACGTCCTCTTCCTGATGGCCCTCACGTTCTTTGTCTCCAAGACCACCTTCTGTGGCCCTTGTGAGAACTGGAAGCAGCACGGCAGGCTCATCTTTGCCACTGTGCTCGTCTCCATCATCATCTGGGTGGTGTGGATCTCCATGCTCATGAGGGGCAACACACAGCTCCAGCGGCAGCCCCAGTGGGACGACCCCGTCATCTGCATCGCCCTGGTCACCAACGCCTGGGTCTTCCTGCTGCTGTACATTGTCCCGGAGCTGTGCATTCTCTACCGATCATGTCAGCAGGGTTGCCCCCTGCCAGGCAATGCCTGCCCACTCCCGACTTACGAACGCAGCTTCAGAGCAGAGAACCAGGAGCTCTCAAGAG